The Flavobacteriales bacterium genomic sequence TAGAAAACAAAGCTCCGCAATACATGGAGTGGTATGCTGCTTTTGGCCTTATGGTAACTTTGATTTGGCTTTACATGGAGATACTAAGATTGCTATCTAAACTAAGAGATTAAGCAGAATTAGAACTAACCTGATTTAATCCTAAAGAAACAATATCAGCTGGGAAGCAACTCCTACAACAAATCCGGAAAGTACTTGAGATGGGGAATGGGCTTCTAAATTAAGCCGGGAATAACCAACAAACCCTGCAATAAGAACAGCTCCTAAGATTAACATTTCCAAGCTTTGCATTAGTATGTAGGATATAGCGATTAACATTCCTATTACTCCTCCTATGCCCATCATATGGGTGCTAATCTTCCATTTAAAGCTAATTATAAATGCGATCAGAACGGTAAATGTGCATCCCAAAGTAAAGAGGTAAACCATTATTGGAACACCCGGAATGCTCTTTAAGACGGAGCAGGCTATGGTATAAAACAGTAGAGTATATACCAATGGTAACCTTCGACCCTCTACACTTTGAAGATGGAGTGTATCGTTGTTTCTTCCGCGTAAAATAAAAATGGTTACAACTACTGGACATACCAAGGTGAGAAATAATAAGGTGGCAGTTATAATTTGCGCAACAGGTGGAGCTATAAAGATTGAGAAATATGGAGCTAAGTAAATAAGAAGCAATGACCCTACAGTGGGCATATATAATGGATGAAAAAGATAAGCTATGGCGTTAGCCAACATAGATTTCTGCATCCTAAAGTTCTTTTCTTAATCGAGCTACCGGGATATTAAGTTGCTCGCGATACTTTGCAACCGTTCTTCGTGCAATATTGTAACCCTTTTCCTTTAAAATTTTCGTCAGCTTTTCGTCTGTTAAAGGTTTGTCTTTTGGCTCGATCTCTATAAAGTTCAAAAGTATTTTTTTAACCTCTTTGGTAGAAACATCTTCTCCACTATCTGTAGATAGGGACTCAGAGAAAAATGTCTTTAATAAGAAAGTACCGAATGGAGTTTGGATGTATTTACTATTCGCAACACGTGAGATAGTAGAAATATCGAGTTCAACAATTTCGGCGATGTTCTTTAAAATCATTGGACGCAACTTTGTCTGATCTCCATCTTGAAAGTATTCTTTTTGGTAATCGATAATAGCCGACATAGTAGACTGTAATGTATGTTGTCTTTGTTTAATGGCATCGATGAACCAATTGGCAGAATCTATTTTTTGCTTAACGAAAGTGATGGCTTCTTTTTCCGTTTTGGTTCTCTTTCCCTTATTTAAAGCAAGGCCTTGAAGCATTTCCGAATAGGTTCTACTCAAGTGTAGTTCAGGCGCATTTCTCGAATTCAGTGTTAATACCAATTTGCCTTCGTCGTTTTTAAGAAGGAAATCTGGGATTATGTGTTGACTTGCTTTTTGTGTTTCACCTAAAGAATTTCCTGGTCGTGGATTTAACTTTAAAATTTCATCTATAGCATCTTTTAGCTCATCGTTTACAAGCCCCATTTTTGCTAGAATTTTGTCGTAATGCTTCTTCGTGAATTCATCGAAGTAATTTTCTAGCACATCTAAAGCATTCTTTACTTCTTGACTATTATCAAAATTTGCTTTCTTTTTTATTTGAATTACTAGACATTCCTGTAAGTTTCTGGCACCTACTCCAGCAGGATCGAAGTCTTGAACCACTTTCAAAAGTCTTTCTAAATCTTCAACAGTAGTGGATATATTTAGCGCGAATGCAATATCATCTACAATAGATTCTAACTCTCTACGGATATAACCATCGTCGTCTAAATTCCCAATAAGGTGCTGTGCAAGGGTGTTATCTTCATCTGAAATTTTACGAAGTCCGAGTTGAGAAGTAAGGATTTCTTGAAACGACTTCCCTACAGAAATAGGAATCGATTTATCCTCATCATCCGGACCTGTGTTTTTTGCAGAAAGCTTGTAAGATGGTGTCTCATCGTCAGAGATATAATCCGATAAATCAAATTCATCTTCTTTCTCATCTGCATCGTCATGATCTAATACCTCTTCTTCTTTACCCTCCTCTAAAGCTGGGTTTTCTTCGATCTCGTCTTTAATTCTTTGCTCTAAAGATGTGACAGGAACCTGAAGTAACTTCATCAACTGAATTTGTTGAGGAGATAATTTTTGAAGTAGTTTCTGATTGAGGTTCTGTCTTAACATAAATATATAGCGTTTTAAAAGTGAGCGTTCTGTGGTGTTCTAGGAAACGGAATAACATCTCGAATGTTACCCATTCCTGTCACAAACATGATCAACCTCTCAAATCCCAGGCCAAAACCGCTATGCACTGCCGTACCGTACTTTCTGGTGTCTACGTACCACCATAATTCTTCTTCTGGAATATTAAATTCTTTGATCTTTTTCTGCAGTAAATCAAGACGTTCCTCACGTTGAGACCCACCCACAATTTCTCCAATTCCTGGGAATAAAATATCCATGGCAGCAACTGTCTCATTGTCATCATTCATTCGCATATAGAATGCTTTGATCTTTGCAGGATAGTCAACCACAATTACAGGACATTTAAATTTCTTCTCAACTAGATAGCGTTCGTGCTCCGATGCTAAATCAACTCCCCATTCTACAGGAAACTGGAATTTCTTCTTTTTATACGGCTTAGAATCTTGAAGTACTTTTATTGCTTCATTATACGTAATACGAACAAAAGGTTGATCAGCAACAAAGTTTAGTCGCTCGGTTAAACTCATCTCGTTCCGTTCTTCTTGCTTTTTGTTCTTGTCCTCATCTAATTCTCTAGCCTCTAAAAAAGCAATATCGTCGGCACAATGCTCCAAGGCATATTTAATAACCGACTTTAAAAAGTCTTCCGCTAAATCTTGGTTATCGTTGATGTCGTTGAAAGCAACTTCTGGTTCTATCATCCAGAATTCACTTGCGTGACGAGAAGTATTTGAGTTCTCTGCTCTAAAAGTTGGTCCAAAAGTGTAAACTTGTCCAAGTGCCATTGCTCCTAGCTCTGCCTCTAATTGTCCAGATACCGTTAGGTTAGTTTCTTTGCTGAAAAAATCTTTTGAATAATCTATTTCTTTCTCATCATTCAGCGGAGGGTTCTTTAAATTAAGCGTAGTTACTCTGAACATCTCACCCGCACCTTCCGCATCAGATCCTGTAATAATTGGCGTGTGCAGATTGAAAAATCCTTTGTCGTTAAAATACTGGTGGATAGCAAACGTTAGTGCATGTCTAATTCTGAAAACAGCGGAGAAAGTGTTTGTTCGGAACCTTAAATGCGCTTGTTCTCTTAAGAATTCAAGCGAATGTTTTTTTGGTTGAATAGGGTACTTCTCAGGGTCAGCGACCCCTAAAACCGTAATTGAAACAGCTTGTAGTTCCACGGACTGTCCGCTTCCTTCACTTTGAATTAATTTTCCATTTACCTCTAAACAAGCACCAGTTGTGATTTGACTCAATAAACTTTCGTCGAATGTTTCTGTCTCTGCAACTATTTGAATATTATTTATTGTCGAACCGTCGTTAAGATTTATGAACGCAACGTTTTTACTTGCACGCTTTGTTCTTACCCAACCTCTTACTGTGACTGCTTTTCCGGCTTGTTTGCCTTTTAGAAGTTCTCTTATTTTTATCGACATCTTTTCTATTTATTTAGAGTGTAAAAAAACGATAAATAACAGTCGGAAACAATATAGAACAGAGGTAGTCGTCTACTAATTTTGGTAGGTTGAACACCCAATAAAATTTAGGTGTTAAACCGCGGAAACATTCAATGCATTAATTTGTTTCCAGGGTTTGTATTAGGTTAATTTGTAGAATGAATCCAAAGTTTGAAAAAATTCTAATTGACGTCTATGCCTTGTATACAAGGAATGGAATTAAAAGTACCACCATGGATGATGCCGCTCGGGCATTGGGTATTTCGAAGAAGACACTTTACGTACATGTTAATGATAAGGCAGATTTAGTTTCTTCTGTTATTGCTCTTCAGATAAAACTGGACACCGAAGTAATGGACGAAATTTTTGCAAGCGGCATTAATGCTATCGAGGAATTAATCGCTTTACGTGCATACTTTAACAATAAGTTGGCAGAAATTCATCCGTCATTCCATTATGATATGGAAAAATATTATCCTGAATCGTGGAAGATATTTCTTGAATACAAGGATAATTACATTCTGGATTGTGTAATTAATAACATGAAAAAAGGAGTTAAGGAAGGGCTATATCGAAAAGAGGTTAACATTCAGGTTATCGCTAGGCTTTACACCTCTAGAGTAGACCTTGTTTTCGACCCAAGTGTTTTTCCCGTTTCGGAATTCAATTTTCCGGATGTAAATGTGGATATGATGGATTATCATGTTAGAGGAATTGCCAGCGATAAGGGAATTAAATTTCTTGAAAACAACGATATTAGCTCCATCTTCTCGAAAACAAAGTCGACGATAATTGCATCGGTAATTATGTTGTTTATGGTCAGCTTTAGTTTCGGACAGGCTGTATCTTACTCTTTGCAACAGGCACAGGATTTTGCTTTAAAAAATAGTGCTGTTGTAAAAAATGGAGAAATAGATATTGAGATTGCTAAGGCGAAAATTAAAGAGATAACATCTACTGGGCTGCCACAGATTAGTGGCGAGGTTAAGTACAATAATTTTATAGATATCCCTACACAGGTTGCACCTGCAAGGGCATTCGACCCAACAGCTCCAGAAGGACTACTGGTGCCGCTTCAGTTTGGTACTAGTAACAATGCATCTGCTGGTATTACAGCATCTCAATTGTTGTTCGATGGAACCTACATAGTAGGATTACAGGCTGCGAAAGTTTATCGACAATTATCGGAAACCGGAGCGAAGAAAGCCAAATTGGATGTTAAGGAATCTGTTGCCTCTAGCTATTATATGGCCTTGATGGCAGACGAAAATGTTAAGATTTATAAGAGGAGTTTAGACAACGTAAAAAAGACGTTGAATGAATTGATTCTCATGCTCAACAATGGATTAATCGATGCGCAGGAAGTTGATCAAATGAAATTAACTTCATCAACCATGACCAATATGTACGACAGGGCAGTTACGCAGAAGAACGTTGCTTTGGAGTTGCTAGAATATCAAATGGGGCTTAAGGGAGAAGGTGAAATTTCGCTTACTGATAGCTTAGGTGCTCTTATGAATTCGGCAGAAGACATAAACTTATTAGGGCAAAAACTAGATGTTAAAAGCCACATCGATTACCAACTTATTTCAAACCAGAAAAGCCTTCTTGCTCTCGATGTTAAAAAAGAGAAATTTAGACGATTGCCTTCTGTTGCTGGTTTTTTTACTCA encodes the following:
- the rpoN gene encoding RNA polymerase factor sigma-54, translating into MLRQNLNQKLLQKLSPQQIQLMKLLQVPVTSLEQRIKDEIEENPALEEGKEEEVLDHDDADEKEDEFDLSDYISDDETPSYKLSAKNTGPDDEDKSIPISVGKSFQEILTSQLGLRKISDEDNTLAQHLIGNLDDDGYIRRELESIVDDIAFALNISTTVEDLERLLKVVQDFDPAGVGARNLQECLVIQIKKKANFDNSQEVKNALDVLENYFDEFTKKHYDKILAKMGLVNDELKDAIDEILKLNPRPGNSLGETQKASQHIIPDFLLKNDEGKLVLTLNSRNAPELHLSRTYSEMLQGLALNKGKRTKTEKEAITFVKQKIDSANWFIDAIKQRQHTLQSTMSAIIDYQKEYFQDGDQTKLRPMILKNIAEIVELDISTISRVANSKYIQTPFGTFLLKTFFSESLSTDSGEDVSTKEVKKILLNFIEIEPKDKPLTDEKLTKILKEKGYNIARRTVAKYREQLNIPVARLRKEL
- the asnS gene encoding asparagine--tRNA ligase — translated: MSIKIRELLKGKQAGKAVTVRGWVRTKRASKNVAFINLNDGSTINNIQIVAETETFDESLLSQITTGACLEVNGKLIQSEGSGQSVELQAVSITVLGVADPEKYPIQPKKHSLEFLREQAHLRFRTNTFSAVFRIRHALTFAIHQYFNDKGFFNLHTPIITGSDAEGAGEMFRVTTLNLKNPPLNDEKEIDYSKDFFSKETNLTVSGQLEAELGAMALGQVYTFGPTFRAENSNTSRHASEFWMIEPEVAFNDINDNQDLAEDFLKSVIKYALEHCADDIAFLEARELDEDKNKKQEERNEMSLTERLNFVADQPFVRITYNEAIKVLQDSKPYKKKKFQFPVEWGVDLASEHERYLVEKKFKCPVIVVDYPAKIKAFYMRMNDDNETVAAMDILFPGIGEIVGGSQREERLDLLQKKIKEFNIPEEELWWYVDTRKYGTAVHSGFGLGFERLIMFVTGMGNIRDVIPFPRTPQNAHF
- a CDS encoding TolC family protein, which translates into the protein MNPKFEKILIDVYALYTRNGIKSTTMDDAARALGISKKTLYVHVNDKADLVSSVIALQIKLDTEVMDEIFASGINAIEELIALRAYFNNKLAEIHPSFHYDMEKYYPESWKIFLEYKDNYILDCVINNMKKGVKEGLYRKEVNIQVIARLYTSRVDLVFDPSVFPVSEFNFPDVNVDMMDYHVRGIASDKGIKFLENNDISSIFSKTKSTIIASVIMLFMVSFSFGQAVSYSLQQAQDFALKNSAVVKNGEIDIEIAKAKIKEITSTGLPQISGEVKYNNFIDIPTQVAPARAFDPTAPEGLLVPLQFGTSNNASAGITASQLLFDGTYIVGLQAAKVYRQLSETGAKKAKLDVKESVASSYYMALMADENVKIYKRSLDNVKKTLNELILMLNNGLIDAQEVDQMKLTSSTMTNMYDRAVTQKNVALELLEYQMGLKGEGEISLTDSLGALMNSAEDINLLGQKLDVKSHIDYQLISNQKSLLALDVKKEKFRRLPSVAGFFTHSQNAFSNELKFSNWYPTTIVGVSANIPIFGSGMSTYRIKQATLELEKIENTRISLLKGLESGYANAHSEYNAAIKNGRVAKRSRDLAQRILDKTILKQKEGLASSMEVTQANTQFVNAQGQYMNSVFGLLTSKIKLQKALNSY